The following proteins are co-located in the Macadamia integrifolia cultivar HAES 741 chromosome 3, SCU_Mint_v3, whole genome shotgun sequence genome:
- the LOC122072666 gene encoding tetraspanin-8-like produces the protein MFRLSNNLIGILNFITFLLSIPILGAGIWLSTKANTICEQFLQKPVIALGVFLMVVSLAGLIGACCRVSWLLWVYLLVMFVLIVLLFCVTIFAFVVTNKGAGEAVSGKGYKEYRLGDYSNWLQNRVNNTKNWNNIKSCLMDSKVCQSLANQTVNEGVQKFYNTSLTPIQSGCCKPPTSCQFTYVTPIQWTSTNTNASFTDPDCTTWNNNDLCYNCQSCKAGVLQNIKSDWKTVAIINIIFLVVLIIVYSIGCCAFRNNRRDNGYTGWKGHP, from the exons ATGTTTCGTCTGAGTAACAATCTGATAGGGATCTTAAATTTCATAACCTTCCTTCTCTCGATTCCGATCTTGGGAGCAGGGATATGGCTTAGCACCAAGGCAAACACGATCTGTGAGCAGTTTTTACAAAAGCCCGTCATAGCTTTAGGTGTATTTCTCATGGTTGTTTCTCTTGCGGGACTCATAGGTGCTTGTTGCCGTGTTTCTTGGCTTCTCTGGGTTTACCTTCTTGTGATGTTCGTTCTCAttgttcttctcttctgtgtAACTATCTTCGCTTTCGTTGTGACTAACAAGGGTGCTGGGGAGGCTGTTTCTGGTAAAGGGTATAAGGAGTATAGGTTGGGGGACTATTCGAATTGGTTGCAGAACAGGGTTAACAACACCAAGAACTGGAACAACATCAAGAGTTGCTTGATGGATAGCAAGGTTTGCCAGAGTCTCGCTAACCAGACCGTGAATGAAGGCGTACAGAAGTTCTATAACACAAGCTTGACTCCAATTCAG TCTGGTTGCTGTAAGCCCCCAACTTCATGTCAGTTCACCTACGTGACCCCAATTCAATGGACCAGCACAAACACAAACGCATCCTTTACTGACCCAGACTGCACAACTTGGAACAATAATGATCTCTGCTACAACTGCCAATCTTGCAAAGCTGGAGTGCTACAAAACATCAAGAGTGATTGGAAGACGGTGGCCATTATCAACATCATCTTCCTTGTCGTCCTTATCATAGTCTACTCCATTGGTTGCTGTGCTTTCAGGAACAATAGGAGAGACAATGGTTATACCGGATGGAAGGGTCACCCATAG